The following proteins are co-located in the Solanum pennellii chromosome 8, SPENNV200 genome:
- the LOC107027803 gene encoding mitochondrial import inner membrane translocase subunit PAM16 like 2-like isoform X2 — MKELFLCRDTFSLICCQLHIADFLVRATLVYQQWAFVQAYRQALSNASKNGVAQEAVQNIKAASKTMTEAEARQILGVTEDSSWKEIVQNYESLFERNAKNESFYLQSNVLYKLKEPVTK, encoded by the exons ATGAAGGAATTATTTCTTTGCCGTGATACTTTTAGTCTGATATGTTGTCA GTTACACATTGCCGATTTCCTGGTTAGAGCCACCTTAGTATATCAGCAATG GGCTTTTGTTCAAGCATATCGTCAGGCATTGTCTA ATGCCTCGAAGAATGGTGTTGCTCAAGAAGCAGTGCAGAATATAAAAGCAGCTAGCAAAACCATGACGGAAGCAGAGGCAAGACAGATTCTTGGTGTCACAGAGGATTCATCATGGAAAGAAATTGTGCAG AATTATGAGAGCTTGTTTGAGCGAAATGCTAAAAACGAGAGTTTTTACCTTCAATCAAATGTACTTTACAAACTTAAAGAACCagtaacaaaataa
- the LOC107027803 gene encoding mitochondrial import inner membrane translocase subunit PAM16 like 2-like isoform X3, which produces MAAKILANLIVMGSSILARAFVQAYRQALSNASKNGVAQEAVQNIKAASKTMTEAEARQILGVTEDSSWKEIVQNYESLFERNAKNESFYLQSNVLYKLKEPVTK; this is translated from the exons ATG GCTGCAAAAATTCTTGCTAATTTAATTGTAATGGGCTCTTCTATATTGGCAAGGGCTTTTGTTCAAGCATATCGTCAGGCATTGTCTA ATGCCTCGAAGAATGGTGTTGCTCAAGAAGCAGTGCAGAATATAAAAGCAGCTAGCAAAACCATGACGGAAGCAGAGGCAAGACAGATTCTTGGTGTCACAGAGGATTCATCATGGAAAGAAATTGTGCAG AATTATGAGAGCTTGTTTGAGCGAAATGCTAAAAACGAGAGTTTTTACCTTCAATCAAATGTACTTTACAAACTTAAAGAACCagtaacaaaataa
- the LOC107027803 gene encoding mitochondrial import inner membrane translocase subunit PAM16 like 1-like isoform X1, translated as MVSYFGNYTIMMLILRQAAKILANLIVMGSSILARAFVQAYRQALSNASKNGVAQEAVQNIKAASKTMTEAEARQILGVTEDSSWKEIVQNYESLFERNAKNESFYLQSNVLYKLKEPVTK; from the exons ATGGTATCTTATTTTGGCAACTATACAatcatgatgttgatcttgagACAGGCTGCAAAAATTCTTGCTAATTTAATTGTAATGGGCTCTTCTATATTGGCAAGGGCTTTTGTTCAAGCATATCGTCAGGCATTGTCTA ATGCCTCGAAGAATGGTGTTGCTCAAGAAGCAGTGCAGAATATAAAAGCAGCTAGCAAAACCATGACGGAAGCAGAGGCAAGACAGATTCTTGGTGTCACAGAGGATTCATCATGGAAAGAAATTGTGCAG AATTATGAGAGCTTGTTTGAGCGAAATGCTAAAAACGAGAGTTTTTACCTTCAATCAAATGTACTTTACAAACTTAAAGAACCagtaacaaaataa